A section of the Clostridium felsineum DSM 794 genome encodes:
- the nusA gene encoding transcription termination factor NusA: MNQEFIQALKEIVEQKGISEELLFSTIEDALVAAYKKNYAKLTENVHNVRVSMNRGNGEIHVYSQKKVVEEVEDNICEISLEDAKNLDAKYQLDDIVDLEITPKSFGRVAAQAAKQVVIQRIKEAERSLLYDEFSEKEFDIITGTVLRKDKGNILIDLGRIEAILGPSEQIPGEDYVYNSRIKLYIVEVKNTTKGAQVVISRTHPGLVKRLFELEVPEIYSGIVEIKGISREAGSRTKIAVYSHDENVDAMGACVGPKGMRVQNIVNELKNEKIDIIKWSKLPEEFISNSLSPAKVLDVFIDEDTKSAKAIVDDNQLSLAIGKEGQNVRLAAKLTEWKIDIKSKSQYESELNQ; the protein is encoded by the coding sequence ATGAATCAAGAGTTCATCCAGGCACTTAAGGAAATTGTGGAACAAAAAGGTATAAGCGAGGAACTTCTTTTTTCAACAATTGAGGATGCATTAGTCGCAGCATATAAAAAGAATTACGCTAAGCTTACAGAAAATGTTCACAACGTGAGAGTAAGTATGAATAGGGGAAATGGAGAAATACATGTTTACTCACAAAAGAAAGTAGTTGAAGAAGTAGAAGATAATATATGTGAGATTTCATTAGAAGATGCAAAAAATTTAGATGCAAAATATCAATTAGATGATATAGTAGATTTAGAAATAACACCTAAAAGTTTTGGAAGAGTTGCAGCTCAAGCTGCAAAGCAGGTTGTTATTCAAAGAATAAAAGAAGCTGAAAGAAGCCTTCTATATGATGAATTCTCAGAAAAAGAATTTGATATAATAACAGGAACTGTGTTAAGAAAAGATAAAGGAAATATTTTAATAGATTTAGGGAGAATTGAAGCAATTCTTGGACCATCAGAGCAAATTCCAGGAGAAGATTATGTATATAACTCAAGAATAAAATTATATATTGTTGAAGTTAAAAACACTACTAAGGGAGCACAAGTTGTGATTTCAAGAACTCATCCTGGTCTTGTCAAAAGATTGTTTGAATTAGAAGTACCTGAAATATACAGTGGTATTGTGGAAATTAAGGGTATATCAAGAGAAGCGGGTTCTAGAACTAAGATAGCTGTTTACTCTCACGATGAAAATGTAGATGCTATGGGTGCTTGTGTAGGTCCAAAGGGTATGAGAGTTCAAAATATAGTAAATGAACTTAAAAATGAAAAAATAGATATAATAAAGTGGAGTAAGCTTCCTGAAGAATTTATATCAAATTCACTTAGTCCTGCAAAAGTACTTGATGTATTTATTGATGAAGATACAAAATCAGCAAAAGCAATAGTTGATGATAATCAATTGTCTTTAGCTATAGGAAAAGAAGGTCAAAATGTACGTCTTGCAGCAAAGCTTACAGAATGGAAAATTGATATAAAAAGTAAATCTCAATATGAAAGTGAATTAAATCAATAA
- a CDS encoding AI-2E family transporter: MKIYKKLIECIILLFVFILLAFFIKYYFKPFLAIVLLIILCGPIHEFLNNHKLFNTQINAIVSITIVNIIIFFSMLSIGNFVAKKLNIYIANFYDIDNISKIPIIGELNVNILLNKVNMFVDKLFNADFFTKGALYTTDSILTYFVATISVYFILVDKYDIVNLTEKLFTKNKVHMIIRKFEDIKKLIKVETFLVLITTIETIVGFFVLGINDYFMLGIICGLLDILPYVGTIIVFIPLILYRLYTRNYIVILGLIALYVFLQISRQIMEAKFMSNTLKLHPLIIIISVYIGIKIFGIIGLFIAPIYVITAKEIILS, encoded by the coding sequence TTGAAAATTTATAAGAAATTAATTGAGTGTATAATTCTTCTATTTGTTTTTATACTTTTAGCTTTTTTTATAAAGTATTACTTTAAGCCATTTCTTGCTATAGTGCTTTTGATCATATTGTGTGGACCAATACATGAATTTCTTAATAATCATAAGCTTTTTAACACACAAATCAATGCTATAGTAAGTATAACTATTGTAAATATAATAATATTTTTTTCTATGCTATCTATCGGAAATTTTGTTGCAAAAAAACTAAATATATATATAGCTAATTTTTATGATATAGATAATATTAGTAAAATACCAATTATAGGTGAACTTAATGTAAATATTTTATTAAATAAAGTTAATATGTTTGTAGACAAGTTGTTTAATGCTGATTTTTTTACCAAAGGCGCTCTTTATACTACAGATAGCATATTAACATATTTTGTTGCTACTATATCGGTTTACTTTATTTTGGTAGATAAATATGATATAGTTAATTTAACTGAAAAATTATTCACTAAAAATAAGGTACATATGATTATACGAAAGTTTGAAGATATAAAAAAGTTAATAAAAGTTGAAACATTTTTGGTACTTATTACAACAATAGAAACTATAGTGGGTTTCTTTGTATTAGGAATAAATGATTATTTTATGCTTGGAATAATCTGTGGGCTTTTGGATATATTGCCTTATGTAGGTACTATAATAGTTTTTATTCCATTAATATTATATAGATTATATACTAGAAATTATATTGTTATTTTGGGATTAATAGCTCTCTATGTTTTTTTGCAAATATCAAGGCAAATTATGGAGGCTAAGTTCATGAGCAATACTTTAAAACTTCATCCACTTATAATAATAATATCTGTATACATAGGGATTAAAATTTTTGGAATAATAGGTTTATTTATAGCACCAATCTATGTTATAACTGCAAAAGAAATAATATTGTCTTAA
- the ispG gene encoding flavodoxin-dependent (E)-4-hydroxy-3-methylbut-2-enyl-diphosphate synthase, which yields MQRVETRKIKVGNVYVGGDSRVTVQSMTNTDTRNAKETIAQIKKLESYGCDIVRCAVPDLEAAAALNEITKNVTLPVVADIHFDYRLALEAIKNGVSALRINPGNIGSKDRVELVAKSAKAKNIPIRIGVNSGSLEKDILSKYKKVCSEALVESALRHVKILEDVDFNDIVISIKSSNVQMMIDSYRLISKKVNYPLHLGVTEAGTIWRGTIKSSIGIGALLSEGIGDTIRVSLTGDPVEEVKVGKEILKTFGYIKNGVEFVSCPTCGRTSIDLIKIANEVEKRLENSNKNIKVAVMGCVVNGPGEAREADIGIAGGKGEGLIFKKGEIIKKVKEEDLVEELIKEISNM from the coding sequence ATGCAGAGAGTGGAGACTAGAAAAATTAAAGTCGGAAATGTGTATGTAGGAGGAGATTCAAGGGTAACAGTACAATCTATGACAAATACTGATACTAGAAATGCAAAAGAAACCATAGCTCAAATAAAAAAATTAGAAAGTTATGGTTGTGATATAGTACGCTGTGCTGTACCTGATCTTGAAGCTGCTGCTGCTTTAAATGAAATAACAAAAAATGTAACACTTCCTGTAGTTGCGGATATACATTTCGATTATAGATTAGCACTTGAAGCTATAAAAAACGGCGTTTCAGCATTAAGAATTAATCCTGGAAACATAGGAAGTAAAGATAGAGTTGAACTTGTTGCTAAAAGCGCTAAAGCGAAAAATATACCTATTAGGATTGGTGTGAATTCCGGTTCTCTTGAAAAAGATATTTTGAGCAAATATAAAAAAGTTTGTAGTGAAGCCTTAGTAGAAAGTGCTTTAAGGCATGTGAAAATATTAGAAGATGTAGATTTTAATGATATAGTAATATCTATAAAATCTTCAAATGTACAAATGATGATAGACAGTTACAGATTGATATCGAAGAAAGTAAATTATCCCTTGCATCTTGGTGTTACAGAGGCTGGAACAATATGGAGAGGAACAATAAAATCTTCTATAGGTATAGGTGCACTTTTAAGTGAGGGTATAGGCGATACTATAAGAGTATCTCTTACAGGGGATCCAGTTGAAGAAGTTAAAGTAGGAAAAGAAATTTTAAAAACCTTTGGTTATATTAAGAATGGAGTAGAGTTTGTTTCATGTCCAACTTGTGGAAGAACATCTATTGATCTTATAAAAATTGCAAATGAAGTTGAAAAAAGACTTGAAAATTCTAATAAAAACATAAAGGTAGCTGTAATGGGTTGTGTTGTAAATGGTCCAGGTGAAGCAAGAGAGGCTGATATAGGTATAGCTGGTGGAAAAGGAGAAGGCCTTATATTTAAAAAGGGCGAAATAATAAAAAAGGTCAAGGAAGAAGATTTAGTTGAAGAGCTTATAAAGGAAATATCTAACATGTAG
- a CDS encoding LexA family protein has protein sequence MKLTSIQNNIAEDTKNSFILVKGKKNTGKNTVAACRSIFLKNNYCISREDKILIINSSKKSLNEFKNVYSAIYENANFKYTTLLEPEGDVIKISTLDDVIDFFSNIKVITEKESRSIIEQCINELKNIYPDSKILNNKYIDFLKEEIEWIKSSRYDDINVYQNIIRTGRNSSRNSINIRLNRNSLLRECIFKIMLLYNDKLTKYNRFDSCDKIKLAIKNIGNKNSYKFTHIIVNGIENFTKLEIDFVNSLRKKEKYSTMLCTYNSDSIENSSSWFINKKNIKLINKNKIKNYNLKSSYYNDNITDSLEKFIYKDIKHKTIFNFERDNYEASKIILTGSSENIEYAENEIAKLPVYNEIAAGEPIFINSQIEDKFYLPKYWVRGAKDCFILKIKGDSMINADINDGDYVVIKKTGTAEDRDIVAVNIDGSATLKRLRIDKSGVTFMPENELYSPIKVTEDEQVMLIGIAVGILKIN, from the coding sequence TTGAAACTTACTAGTATTCAAAATAATATTGCAGAGGATACAAAAAATTCTTTTATATTAGTTAAAGGTAAAAAAAATACTGGAAAAAACACTGTAGCTGCATGTAGGAGTATTTTCCTTAAAAATAATTATTGTATATCAAGAGAAGATAAAATCCTAATAATTAATAGTTCAAAAAAATCTTTAAATGAATTTAAAAATGTATATTCGGCAATATACGAAAATGCTAACTTTAAATATACAACATTACTTGAGCCTGAAGGAGATGTTATAAAAATATCTACTTTAGATGACGTTATTGATTTTTTTTCAAATATAAAAGTTATAACTGAAAAGGAGTCAAGATCTATAATAGAACAATGTATAAATGAATTGAAAAATATTTATCCTGATAGCAAAATATTAAATAATAAATACATTGATTTTCTTAAGGAAGAAATTGAGTGGATTAAAAGTTCTAGATATGACGATATAAATGTTTATCAAAATATAATACGTACTGGACGTAATTCCTCTAGAAATAGCATAAATATTAGACTCAATAGGAATTCACTATTAAGAGAGTGTATTTTTAAAATTATGCTGTTGTACAACGATAAATTAACTAAGTACAATAGATTTGATAGCTGTGATAAGATTAAGCTTGCTATTAAAAATATTGGTAATAAAAATTCGTATAAATTTACACATATAATAGTTAATGGTATTGAAAATTTCACGAAGCTTGAAATAGATTTTGTTAATTCCTTAAGAAAAAAAGAAAAGTATTCAACTATGCTCTGTACATATAATAGTGATTCGATAGAAAATAGTAGTTCTTGGTTTATAAATAAGAAAAATATAAAATTGATAAATAAAAATAAAATAAAGAACTATAATTTAAAGAGTAGTTACTATAATGATAATATAACAGATTCACTAGAAAAATTTATTTATAAGGACATTAAACATAAGACTATATTTAATTTTGAACGTGATAATTATGAAGCTTCAAAAATAATTTTAACAGGTAGTTCTGAAAATATCGAGTATGCTGAAAATGAAATAGCAAAATTACCGGTTTATAATGAAATAGCTGCTGGTGAACCAATATTTATAAATTCTCAAATAGAGGATAAATTCTATTTGCCAAAATATTGGGTTAGAGGTGCTAAAGATTGCTTTATACTAAAAATAAAAGGTGACAGTATGATAAATGCTGATATTAATGATGGTGATTATGTTGTTATTAAAAAGACAGGTACTGCTGAAGATAGAGATATTGTAGCAGTTAATATTGATGGTAGTGCAACACTCAAAAGACTTAGGATAGATAAAAGTGGTGTTACTTTTATGCCAGAAAACGAACTATATTCACCAATAAAAGTAACTGAAGATGAGCAAGTAATGCTAATTGGAATTGCAGTAGGTATACTAAAAATCAACTAA
- the rseP gene encoding RIP metalloprotease RseP, which produces MSFLNIVIAILAFGVLILIHELGHFILAKLNDVKVEEFSIGMGPKLLGIQGKETQYSIRVLPIGGYVKMLGDETKSEDPRAFNNKSSGRRLSIVVAGPIMNLVLAAVLFCIVGTVQGIPLPTVAKPTANSPAQKIGIKAGDTIVKINNYSVHTWEDISFNMALNKGESINVALKRDGVLKKLTLKPEYNKKEKLYIMGIYPKIIEKPTIMQGAKYGASETVTMIKTVYLSLKMMVTGKASAKDVSGPVSIIKVTGAAANAGFIKLINFIAFISAQLGVMNLLPIPALDGGYVLLFLFQMITGKKVDDDKVGFINTIGFALLMLLMVVVTIKDLVYPINF; this is translated from the coding sequence TTGAGTTTTTTAAATATAGTTATTGCTATATTGGCTTTCGGTGTACTTATATTAATACATGAATTAGGCCATTTCATATTAGCAAAACTAAATGACGTTAAGGTGGAAGAATTTTCAATTGGCATGGGACCTAAGCTTTTGGGGATACAAGGAAAAGAAACGCAATACTCAATTAGGGTTTTACCTATAGGTGGTTACGTAAAAATGCTTGGAGATGAAACAAAAAGTGAGGATCCACGTGCTTTTAACAATAAATCATCAGGTAGAAGGCTTAGTATAGTTGTTGCTGGTCCTATTATGAATTTGGTTTTAGCTGCGGTTTTATTTTGTATAGTTGGAACTGTGCAGGGAATACCACTTCCTACTGTAGCAAAGCCAACTGCTAATTCTCCAGCGCAAAAAATTGGTATAAAGGCTGGAGATACAATAGTTAAAATAAATAATTATTCAGTACATACCTGGGAAGATATTTCCTTTAACATGGCACTCAATAAAGGTGAAAGTATAAATGTAGCTTTAAAAAGAGATGGCGTACTAAAAAAGTTAACACTTAAACCTGAGTATAATAAAAAAGAAAAGCTTTATATTATGGGGATATATCCCAAGATCATAGAAAAACCTACAATAATGCAAGGAGCTAAATATGGTGCATCTGAAACTGTAACAATGATAAAAACCGTATATTTAAGTCTTAAGATGATGGTTACAGGTAAAGCATCTGCAAAAGATGTTTCTGGTCCTGTAAGTATAATAAAAGTAACAGGTGCTGCCGCTAATGCAGGTTTTATAAAACTCATTAATTTCATTGCATTTATAAGTGCACAGCTTGGAGTTATGAACCTTTTACCTATCCCTGCCCTTGATGGTGGATATGTTTTGTTATTCTTATTTCAAATGATAACTGGTAAAAAGGTTGATGATGATAAAGTAGGATTTATTAATACAATAGGTTTTGCCTTACTTATGCTATTAATGGTTGTAGTTACTATTAAAGATTTAGTATATCCTATTAATTTTTAA
- the rimP gene encoding ribosome maturation factor RimP, with protein sequence MIDKLIELIQPVVENLGYEFYHIEIVKEDGERYLRVYIDKESGISLSDCEIVSRAISDLLDDKDPIPYSYYLEVSSPGINRTLFTDNHLKKYIGSIVDIKLKSSLEKSTNYSGKLIDFNEEDIIVTISEDRNLKIPRKKIKKICLSGEF encoded by the coding sequence ATGATAGATAAATTAATTGAACTCATACAACCTGTAGTTGAAAATTTGGGCTATGAATTTTATCATATTGAAATAGTTAAAGAAGATGGTGAAAGATATTTAAGAGTATACATAGACAAAGAAAGTGGAATATCCCTTAGTGATTGTGAAATTGTAAGTAGGGCTATAAGTGATTTGCTGGATGATAAAGATCCTATTCCTTACAGTTATTATCTTGAAGTATCGTCACCTGGAATAAATAGAACTTTATTTACAGATAATCATTTAAAAAAATACATTGGAAGTATTGTAGATATTAAACTAAAAAGTAGTCTTGAAAAATCAACAAATTATTCAGGTAAACTAATTGATTTTAATGAAGAAGATATTATAGTAACTATCTCAGAAGATAGGAATTTAAAAATTCCAAGAAAAAAAATCAAAAAAATTTGTTTGAGTGGGGAATTTTAA
- a CDS encoding ribosomal L7Ae/L30e/S12e/Gadd45 family protein translates to MNNKFLQFLGIAKKAGKIVEGYNKCEELLSKKRAYLILLATDISENSKKKFENYALQRNIDVVNEFSSSELGNILGSESIKVICIVDKKISEKLKSLLPENN, encoded by the coding sequence ATGAATAACAAATTTCTTCAATTTTTAGGCATTGCTAAAAAAGCAGGTAAAATAGTAGAAGGCTACAATAAATGTGAAGAACTTCTTTCAAAAAAGCGAGCTTACCTCATACTTCTTGCTACTGATATTTCGGAAAACAGTAAAAAAAAGTTTGAAAATTACGCTTTACAACGTAATATAGATGTTGTAAATGAGTTTTCAAGCAGTGAACTCGGAAATATACTTGGTAGTGAAAGCATAAAAGTTATATGCATTGTAGATAAAAAAATTAGCGAAAAATTAAAAAGTCTATTACCTGAAAATAATTAA
- a CDS encoding isoprenyl transferase: protein MLNFIKSDKNNKYDSEDINFSNIPKHIAIIMDGNGRWAKKKNLPRTMGHKAGGEALKRIVRECSDLGVKYLTVYAFSTENWIRPKEEVSAIMRLIVEFLKREFNELHKNNVILNTVGDISKLPESCITALNDAKEKTKNNTGIMLNLALNYGGRNEILNAIKNIFKDYENNKLSKDDILNLNEDVFSSYLYTGDMPDPDIIIRPSGEKRLSNFLLWQCAYSEFWYSNINWPDFSKEDLHNAIRDYQNRNRRFGGVK, encoded by the coding sequence ATGCTAAATTTTATAAAATCAGATAAAAACAACAAATACGATAGTGAAGATATTAATTTTTCTAATATACCAAAACATATTGCAATAATAATGGATGGTAATGGAAGATGGGCAAAAAAGAAAAATTTGCCTAGAACAATGGGACATAAGGCTGGTGGTGAAGCTTTAAAAAGAATAGTTAGAGAATGTAGCGATTTAGGTGTAAAATACTTAACTGTATATGCTTTTTCAACTGAAAATTGGATAAGACCTAAAGAAGAAGTTAGTGCAATAATGAGGCTTATTGTTGAATTTTTAAAGAGAGAATTTAACGAACTCCATAAAAATAATGTTATTTTAAATACTGTAGGCGATATATCAAAGCTTCCAGAATCGTGCATTACAGCATTAAATGATGCAAAAGAAAAGACTAAAAATAATACCGGCATTATGCTTAATTTAGCACTTAATTATGGTGGTCGTAATGAAATATTAAATGCAATTAAGAATATATTTAAGGATTATGAAAATAATAAGCTATCCAAAGATGATATACTTAATTTAAATGAAGATGTATTTTCATCCTATTTATACACTGGGGATATGCCTGATCCAGATATAATAATACGTCCAAGTGGTGAAAAGCGATTGAGTAATTTTTTACTTTGGCAATGTGCATATTCTGAATTTTGGTACTCTAATATAAATTGGCCAGATTTTTCCAAGGAGGATCTTCATAATGCAATTAGAGATTATCAAAATAGGAATAGACGATTTGGAGGCGTAAAATAA
- the dxr gene encoding 1-deoxy-D-xylulose-5-phosphate reductoisomerase, which translates to MKNISILGATGSIGTQTLDVIRHDSESFKLLAISAYRNFEKIIEIINEFKPELVVMIDESAYNKVLEYCKENNITTEVKLGYDALNEVATYNETDIVVTSVVGMIGLIPTLKAIESGKDIALANKETLVVAGEIVTKEAEKYGVNILPVDSEHGAIFQCLQGNKYEDINKILLTASGGPFRDKNFDELNNVTLSDALNHPKWNMGKKITIDSATLMNKGLEVIEAHWLFKVNYEKIQVLVHPQSIVHSMVQYKDGSVIAQLGPTDMRLPIQYALNYPVRKEAIATPIDFFSIPNLQFEKPDMETFKCLKFAYEAGKSGGIMPAVLNSANEYAVDLFLNSKIKFTKIQELIEDALNHFENVNNINAHTIINKSNEVTEYLKGKNIF; encoded by the coding sequence ATGAAAAACATATCTATATTAGGGGCTACTGGGTCTATTGGAACCCAAACTCTTGATGTAATAAGGCATGATAGTGAATCTTTTAAATTATTAGCCATTAGTGCCTATAGAAATTTTGAAAAAATAATAGAAATAATAAATGAGTTTAAACCAGAGCTTGTTGTTATGATAGATGAATCTGCTTATAATAAAGTTCTTGAATATTGCAAAGAAAACAATATAACAACAGAGGTGAAGCTTGGATACGACGCTCTTAATGAAGTGGCAACTTATAATGAAACTGATATTGTAGTTACATCTGTAGTTGGAATGATAGGGCTTATTCCTACCTTAAAAGCAATAGAGAGCGGAAAGGATATAGCACTTGCAAATAAAGAAACACTTGTTGTAGCTGGTGAAATAGTAACAAAGGAAGCTGAAAAATATGGTGTGAACATACTCCCTGTTGATTCAGAGCATGGAGCTATATTTCAATGCCTTCAAGGAAATAAATATGAGGATATAAATAAAATACTTTTAACAGCCTCTGGTGGACCTTTTAGAGATAAGAATTTTGATGAACTTAATAATGTAACTTTAAGTGATGCTTTAAATCATCCGAAATGGAATATGGGAAAAAAGATAACAATTGATTCTGCTACGCTCATGAACAAAGGACTTGAAGTTATAGAAGCTCATTGGCTTTTTAAAGTCAACTATGAAAAAATACAGGTATTAGTACATCCTCAAAGTATAGTTCATTCAATGGTTCAGTATAAAGATGGAAGCGTTATAGCACAACTAGGTCCTACTGATATGCGTCTGCCTATACAATATGCGTTAAACTATCCGGTAAGAAAGGAAGCCATAGCTACGCCTATTGACTTTTTTTCTATTCCTAATTTGCAATTTGAGAAACCTGATATGGAAACTTTTAAATGTTTGAAATTTGCTTATGAGGCCGGAAAGTCTGGTGGTATAATGCCAGCTGTTTTAAATAGTGCAAATGAATATGCTGTAGATTTATTTTTAAACAGTAAGATTAAGTTTACGAAAATTCAAGAATTAATTGAAGATGCATTGAATCATTTTGAGAATGTAAACAATATAAATGCTCATACTATAATAAATAAAAGTAATGAGGTTACAGAATATCTAAAAGGTAAAAATATATTCTAG
- the rnpM gene encoding RNase P modulator RnpM yields MKKKKIPQRMCTGCMEMKPKKELIRIVKNKEGEVSVDTSGKKPGRGAYICKSVECLEKAVKQKRLEKNLEIKINEELYNKLRNEVTNE; encoded by the coding sequence GTGAAAAAAAAGAAAATACCTCAAAGAATGTGCACAGGATGCATGGAAATGAAGCCAAAAAAAGAGCTTATAAGAATTGTAAAAAATAAAGAAGGTGAGGTATCAGTAGATACTTCAGGTAAGAAACCTGGAAGAGGCGCTTACATATGTAAAAGCGTTGAATGTCTTGAAAAAGCAGTGAAGCAAAAAAGGCTTGAAAAAAATTTAGAAATTAAAATTAATGAAGAGCTTTATAATAAATTAAGAAATGAGGTTACAAATGAATAA
- a CDS encoding phosphatidate cytidylyltransferase translates to MSFNKRYLGAVFLAPLLIFLFLGGIWLKLFVFALSMIGLYEYYKVSKEANIKPISLVGYLLCIAYYVLINYKLDYKFVLFIIVMGIFLMLCIPTLNTKYNYIDISVTILGFIYVAVFFSFIVLTDDLKHGNYFIWIIFIASWVCDTSAYYAGRFLGKTKLCPKVSPKKTIEGSIGGVLGSIIGCTVYGFAISKYGISLNLYHYIIIGLLCGVFSQFGDLAASSIKRHAKVKDYSNLIPGHGGILDRFDSILFTSVIVYYYLSFVM, encoded by the coding sequence ATGAGTTTTAACAAAAGATATTTGGGCGCAGTTTTTTTAGCTCCTCTTCTAATATTTTTATTTTTGGGTGGTATATGGCTTAAACTATTTGTTTTTGCTTTATCTATGATTGGATTATATGAATATTATAAAGTATCAAAAGAAGCAAATATTAAACCTATTTCACTTGTAGGATATTTGCTTTGTATAGCTTATTATGTTTTAATAAATTATAAGCTTGATTATAAATTTGTACTTTTTATAATCGTAATGGGAATATTTCTTATGCTCTGTATACCAACTTTAAATACTAAATATAATTATATAGATATATCAGTTACAATATTAGGTTTTATATATGTAGCAGTTTTCTTTAGCTTTATCGTTTTAACAGATGATTTGAAACATGGAAATTATTTTATTTGGATTATATTTATAGCTTCTTGGGTTTGTGATACCTCAGCGTACTATGCTGGAAGATTTTTAGGAAAAACAAAGTTATGTCCTAAAGTAAGTCCTAAAAAGACTATAGAAGGTTCTATCGGTGGTGTTCTTGGTAGTATTATAGGTTGTACTGTTTACGGCTTTGCAATTTCAAAATATGGAATTAGTTTAAATTTATATCACTACATAATTATCGGACTATTATGTGGAGTTTTCTCTCAATTCGGAGATTTAGCAGCATCTTCAATAAAACGTCATGCAAAGGTTAAAGATTACAGCAATTTAATACCTGGTCATGGTGGAATATTGGATAGGTTTGACAGCATACTTTTTACATCAGTAATAGTGTATTACTACTTAAGCTTTGTAATGTAA